ACGCGTATTAACAGTTTTTGCTGAAGTGAAAAAGAGTTTCTCTCAGGAAAATTTCACAGTTAATATACCCAAGAGGAGAtcatctttttcttcttctctcgTGTAAAAGTGATTCCCCTCTCCCCTTTTGCCCTAATGTTCTCTTCCCTTGCTTCACCTATGGAACTTTAAATCCCGTGGTTTGAAACAAAACTAGTCATTCGTTTTCGTAACTTTCTAGCTGATAATCTGATTCGCTCACTGGCTTTCTTTCCCTTTTCTAGTTTTCTTCCTCTTTATAAGTAGGATTCATTTCAAACATCTTTCCATAAAACAAACCCTAAAACCATAAGCTTTACTTAATCTTTTTACTAATAATCTCCCTAGCCAACAAAAACACATAAACTCCTTTTTGTCTTCTTCTTTCCAAGTCTCCTAAAGAAATTACTAAAAACCTACACAATGGCATCAAACTCTCGCAGGAACATGAGCTCTGCATGGACTCAACAACAGAACAAGGATTTTGAAAGGGCGCTTGCTTTATATGACAAGGACACAAAAGATCGCTGGCAGAATATCGCAAGGTTTGTGGAGGGGAAATCAGCTGAGGATGTTAAGAGGCATTATGAAATTCTCCTTGCTGATCTTCATCAGATTGAAGCGGGTAGGGTTCCCTTTCCCAACTACAAGACATCCTCAAGGAAACTCAATGAGCTTCAATGATAAACACAGGTATCTTTCAACCAACATGTATAATGTACTCCTTTTAAATTACATGTGCAAAAACAATGGCATAAACAAACCACATGACTTAGAATGAAATGCAATCTGACTTCTTCTAAAAAACAAAATTGCGATCAATGATCACGCTTGTGTACTGTTAATTAAGCTGTCGCTAGCTGCATTATGTCTACTGTAACTGCGGTAAAGTCCACAAAAAAGTAGGAACCATAGGCTGCAAGTCCAGTTAATAGGTAAACCAAAGAAAATTTTGACAAGTTAAGGTGACCCATATAGTATTGCATGATTATCAAATATGGCATGTTTTAGAGAGAATCTAAATCTGTAATATTCCTTCTTTATCTAATTATCATGTCTTTGATCTAAGATAAAAGTGCACGTGAGATCTCCTCCAAACTTGATGCAAAATCCCACCTAAATTTGGTCTTGTGCctttttttattttagatcttTGACAAAGCTTTAATTCAATGCACTAACCTAAGCTCAACTTTTATAATGACAGTGACCTAACACATGTCAATTAATTAGTCATCGGCCGGAGTTACTCTGTTTTTGTTTAGAGACGACGAGAGAATATATCAGTACAAATAGCGAGCTTATTAGTAACTAGAACTTAGTGATCCCATGCGAATCATTACCAAAAGACCAAACGCTACTTCACTAATAACATAAAAAACACAGAAATTACTATGATCCTAAATCAGACATGCAAGCACTTAGACGGTTGCTCTCTCTGATACCCAGTGGCTTGGCTAACATATAAAACTGGTTCTACACTGGTAAGATGTCATATTGCCATTATAGCGCAACGGCAAATCGGTTAATCAGCATTATTTTTCTACAAAATGTGGCAAGgtaggaaaagaaatgatgggtttttaatttaataatttctGCTTGAACAATTTTGCAGGAAGCTACAATAACTAAGTTTACTGTGAAGTTCTAGGTTCATGCAGCAGAAGCTATGTTTTTGTCTACAACAAACTTTTGTTCCTTTATCCATTCCTTGTAACTGTAATCCAAATTATGCTTCTCCACTTTAGCTTATGTAATGTTCCAGCAATATGAAATGTAAGCCTATGATTCTCTAATGCCCAAATCTCATGAAATGAAACAATTAAAGCTGAGTTATTACTTTTCAAGTATATGTTATCCAAGGGCCGAGATAAATGCAAAAGTCTGATGTTCAAATCAAGCCAATTTGATAGAATGGAGCCGCGACATTAGCTAACGGTATGCTACTTGAACTCATAACTCCAAAAGCCATACATGTGTCCTACACGACACTCAAGGCTACAATTTAGGAGTATGGAGTACCCGATCCTCACCAATCCAATACAATACTTCAAAAAGTTAGAGAAAGGAGATTGACATGACAAAAGTAGAGGAAGACTGGTGCATGAAATATTTAGCAAGAATTTTATGGCTTAATGTTATATGATAATTCTTGAACATCACTCACTCTAGCTCTTTCACTTGAAACCCTTGGTATTTCAAACTTATAATTACTTCATCCCATCAAATCAAAGCGTCATGGTCCCATATTTTTTTACCCagattttgaattttgatgtgACGAGCTTAGTAGGGTGTTTATGAGAGTACTTCATCACTAAGAGAGATTTAGATGGTGATTTTAGGAGCGATATTGTATATTGCCTCTTAGTAACATGTGCGTGAATATTGTAGTTATATTGAGGTTTTTAAGTCATTTCATGATGGGATTGGAGGAGTTTTGGTTGAAGTCTCAAGGTGATAAGGTGAGCTAAGGATCGCGTTTATGTCTGAGTGAACATCAATGTTGGTTTGACCTTAGAAGATGTGCGGATTGTAAAACGAAGTCCAAAGACGAGCTAAACAGTGGTCACAAGCCAAAGTTGGTCAACAAAAGTCAACAGTGGTAATACCGGGTCAAGTAGTCAACAGACTCACCTTCATGTCAAGGATGAGTCAAGGCCAGGTCATGTGAATCCAAAGAAATTGATGcacaaaacaaaggaaaaacgaaacaagaaagctAAGTAAATGAGTTTCATGACTGTCGCACTGATCAACCTGATTTCGACGTTTGACCATCTAACAAGTTTGGTGCTTACACCTTTGGTTTCCTTTGCCTTCATCAACGACCGCTAATTGGTATTCCTCCATCTCTCTCTAGTCTCTACCCCGATTTGATAACCAAAGAGGGGAAATTGTATTCCTCACTCTCATTCCCCTCCCCTTCCCCCGAAATTCTTTCATCCAACATGCCCCAAAGTCTGAAAAATGAGTCATGACAAGTCCAATGTTTGATAAGTATAATATTCGACCCGCATACTCGACTCAGAGTAACATAAGTTATCGGAGTATCTTTGCTTAGTTTGCATCCATAACTAGCCTAAATAAGCTTACTTATCCTTTCAAATCATATGCCATTCCCTTAAATGTGGAAAGTACCAGACACGGTATTTGTGTTTTTGGTTCAATCAAGACAGGCACCCCATTTCATATCAGGCATTGTTTCTTTTTCACGGTCAAAATTAAGGTTGATGCCTTTCTTAGAGAGAATTTTTTTGGTTAATAGAATCATAATTACGGCTTAGGAAGGATTTAGATTTAGTTCTCTCTTGTTACATCATACTTTTCATAGTGATCTCTAAGTGCCGATAAAATCGTGTCCCACACAACATTTTACTTAAGATGTCAACATTTGCTGAATGGCAGAACCCtcatctttaaaaaaaaaaaatctattttaTTAATGCAAGGAAGTGCACTCATGTACTGATGCAAAGATATGATATTCTCCTGCCATATTTGACAAATATTCCTCATCCTGATAAAATTCTAATACGATCATGCAACCAATTAGATGTTGTAATAATATTCGACAAGGGCAGAACAAAAGCTTCACGCCACATATCCAACGATTAGAGCATTACACAtgcaaaacataataaaagtacCAAAGTGGACACAAACTAAGATGACTGAGATGTGTAAATAAATTAGCAAAGTACCTCGTCTCTACCCTTTCAAGGCAGCTACCGAGTTGGCCAAACTGACGATTTAATCCTGCATGCTCCTCTTCAGCTCTTCGCCCAATTACATGGAAACTAAAATTAACTTCAGCCCTAGTCATACAGTGCAAATTAAGTCTTATAAGCCTTGAACATGCTAACTAAAACAATCTGTTTAACCAACTAAGAAAGTAAATACACGCATATGATGAATTAAATAGTAGCTAAGAAGGTAAGATTAGGGAATCCCGTGAGGAAAGGATAACTGTGAATGGACCTCTTAGCACATTTCTTGGCGTTACAAAAGCAGCAAGTAAATAACAGCTATGAAAAGCAGAGAGCAAAGTTATATAATAGAAATTGTACGATCTCGACACAAAGCTTGAGGATAATTTTTTTATGGACCTCTTACGAGCTAGTCATCAGGCTTCAAGACAACAAGACATATCGTAGT
The Silene latifolia isolate original U9 population chromosome 11, ASM4854445v1, whole genome shotgun sequence genome window above contains:
- the LOC141611197 gene encoding protein RADIALIS-like 6; its protein translation is MASNSRRNMSSAWTQQQNKDFERALALYDKDTKDRWQNIARFVEGKSAEDVKRHYEILLADLHQIEAGRVPFPNYKTSSRKLNELQ